DNA from Thermosinus carboxydivorans Nor1:
TACGCTGGGCAACCGAGTGGTAACGATAGATATGAATATCAATTACATCCGCGGAGCGCAGCAGCAGTCTGTTGTCAAAGCTGTCGGAACTGTTGTTCATAAAGGGAAAAGCACTATGGTTGTAGAAGCGGACGTGCGTGATTGCGCTGAAGACATTTTATTGGCCAAAGCACGGGGGACTTTTTTCGTTATTGGCGCCTTTGAAAAAGGTGAGCACCATGATTGAAGTCCGGATTCCAACGGAACACGGTTATCTGTCAGGTGTCTTACACCGTCCTGATGGCGGCGGCAATTGCGCCTTGGTTATCTGCCACGGTTTCCGTGGCTCCAAAGACGGGGGCGGCAAGGCCGTACAACTGGCTAACGAGGCTGCGAAGTTAGGTATTTTTGTGTTGCGCTTTGATTTTACCCCCTTGCAATCATTATCAAATCAGATTTCCGAGGTAGGTTATGCTGTCGACTATTGCCGGCGATTTGTCAGTCCTCGTGTCTTACTATTAGGCCGCAGTATGGGGGGGAGTGCTTCGCTTGTTTTTGCGGCGAAGGATAAAAATATCGCCGGCCTGTGTCTATGGGCTACTCCCTGTAATTTGCACGCAACCTTTCGCTTAGCCCTTGGCGAAGGGTATG
Protein-coding regions in this window:
- a CDS encoding alpha/beta hydrolase; its protein translation is MIEVRIPTEHGYLSGVLHRPDGGGNCALVICHGFRGSKDGGGKAVQLANEAAKLGIFVLRFDFTPLQSLSNQISEVGYAVDYCRRFVSPRVLLLGRSMGGSASLVFAAKDKNIAGLCLWATPCNLHATFRLALGEGYEKLVRGERLYICDNYGKLELGPEFLHDLSRHNLFAALQSLPPIPILIVHGNQDEIVPLSQAHALYEQAAPTKELIVIDGADHHFTGHSEQAIAATLRWLKMWFCSGSI
- a CDS encoding PaaI family thioesterase — encoded protein: MVNNIEWLKEHLKNIYDRNPYVRLLQMSIAKIEEGRAELTMPVIYGKHTNLYGVAHGGALASLADTAMGVACATLGNRVVTIDMNINYIRGAQQQSVVKAVGTVVHKGKSTMVVEADVRDCAEDILLAKARGTFFVIGAFEKGEHHD